A DNA window from Salvelinus fontinalis isolate EN_2023a chromosome 28, ASM2944872v1, whole genome shotgun sequence contains the following coding sequences:
- the LOC129825940 gene encoding transducin-like enhancer protein 1 isoform X1 produces MYPQGRHPTPHQASGQPFKFTIPESLDRIKEEFQFLQAQYHSLKLECEKLASEKTEMQRHYVMYYEMSYGLNIEMHKQTEIAKRLNTICAQVIPFLSQEHQQQVIQAVERAKQVTMGELNSVIGVRGLPGLPPTHQHLSHAHGPHVPLTPHPAGLNPAHLGGGASLLALSSALGAPLHHLAGKEDKKHPAEAEQLREQEPGTSNTLPVADSLRNSDKRRNGPELPNDTKKRKVEDKDSSHYDSDGEKSDDNLVVDVSNEDPASPHGTPLPSPRENGLDKTRLLKKDPSCSPASTASSASSSSLKSKEMGMRDKPGTPQPKSSTPTHRGDSTPGPSATPALRPSLSKPPSMELPHPPTLVYSLAAGLRTPLAVSGPYPGPFGMLPHAAMNGELASAGAGYAGLHNMSPQMSAAAAAAVAAYGRSPMAGFDPHPHMRVPGMTPSLSGIPGGKPAYSFHVSADGQMQPVPFPPDALVGPGIPRHARQINTLNHGEVVCAVTISNPTRHVYTGGKGCVKVWDISHPGNKSPVSQLDCLNRDNYIRSCRLLPDGRTLIVGGEASTLSIWDLATPTPRIKAELTSSAPACYALAISPDSKVCFSCCSDGNIAVWDLHNQTLVRQFQGHTDGASCIDISNDGTKLWTGGLDNTVRSWDLREGRQLQQHDFTSQIFSLGYCPTGEWLAVGMESSNVEVLHVTKPDKYQLHLHESCVLSLQFASCGKWFVSTGKDNLLNAWRTPYGASIFQSKESSSVLSCDISVDDKYIVTGSGDKKATVYEVIY; encoded by the exons ACCGAGATTGCCAAGAGGCTCAATACCATCTGTGCACAAGTCATCCCCTTCCTCTCACAggag CACCAACAGCAGGTGATCCAGGCAGTGGAGAGGGCCAAGCAGGTCACCATGGGCGAACTCAATTCTGTCATCGGGGTACGTGGCCTTCCCGGTCTACCACCCACA cATCAGCATCTGTCCCACGCGCACGGCCCCCATGTCCCCCTCACCCCCCACCCAGCTGGGCTCAACCCAGCCCACTTAGGGGGAGGGGCCAGCCTGCTCGCCCTGTCCAGTGCCCTGGGGGCGCCACTGCACCACCTGGCGGGCAAAGAGGACAAGAAACACCCGGCGGAGGCTGAGCAGCTGAGAG AGCAAGAGCCGGGCACA AGTAATACCCTGCCGGTTGCTGACAGTTTGAGGAACTCAGACAAGCGACGCAACGGACCTGAACTCCCCAACGACACCAAGAAGAGGAAAGTAGAGGACAAGGACTCTAGTCATTAT GATAGTGATGGAGAGAAGAGTGATGACAACCTGGTGGTGGATGTCtccaatgag gaTCCTGCCTCCCCTCATGGTACGCCCCTGCCCTCCCCCAGAGAGAACGGGCTGGACAAGACACGCCTCCTGAAGAAGGACCCATCCTGTAGCCCCGCCTCCACAGCCTCCTCTGCAAGCTCCTCCTCCCTCAAGTCCAAAGAGATGGGAATG CGTGACAAGCCGGGTACGCCTCAACCGAAGTCGAGCACTCCCACTCACCGAGGAGACTCCACCCCCGGACCCAGTGCCACACCCGCTCTCCGCCCCAGCCTATCCAAGCCCCCCTCCATGGAGCTACCTCACCCACCTA CTCTTGTCTACTCCCTAGCCGCTGGTCTGCGGACTCCGCTGGCGGTGTCAGGGCCGTACCCCGGGCCGTTTGGCATGCTGCCTCACGCCGCCATGAATGGGGAGCTGGCAAGTGCCGGCGCAGGCTACGCCGGCCTCCACAACATGTCCCCTCAGATGAGCGCTGCGGCGGCTGCCGCTGTGGCTGCCTACGGACGCTCCCCTATG GCCGGCTTTGACCCTCATCCTCACATGAGAGTCCCTGGAATGACCCCAAGCTTATCAGGCATCCCTGGAGGCAAACC AGCCTACTCCTTCCATGTTAGCGCCGATGGACAGATGCAGCCGGTACCGTTCCCTCCAGATGCCCTGGTGGGCCCTGGCATCCCGCGCCATGCACGCCAGATCAACACGCTGAACcacggtgaggtggtctgtgcTGTCACCATCAGCAACCCCACGCGCCATGTCTACACAGGCGGCAAGGGCTGCGTCAAGGTCTGGGACATCAGTCACCCTGGCAACAAGAGTCCTGTGTCCCAACTGGACTGCCTG AACCGAGACAACTATATCCGCTCGTGCCGGCTGCTCCCCGACGGCCGGACGCTCATCGTGGGGGGCGAGGCCAGCACACTGTCAATCTGGGACCTAGCCACGCCCACTCCACGCATCAAGGCGGAGCTGACCTCCTCAGCCCCGGCCTGCTATGCCCTGGCCATCTCCCCTGACTCCAAGGTGTGCTTCTCCTGCTGCAGCGATGGGAACATCGCCGTCTGGGACCTGCACAACCAGACCCTGGTCAG ACAGTTCCAGGGCCACACAGACGGAGCCAGCTGTATTGACATCTCCAACGATGGGACCAAGCTGTGGACGGGTGGGCTGGACAACACCGTACGCTCCTGGGACCTAAGAGAGGGACGCCAGCTGCAGCAGCACGACTTCACCTCACAg ATCTTTTCTCTGGGGTACTGTCCGACGGGAGAGTGGCTGGCGGTGGGGATGGAGAGTAGTAATGTGGAGGTGCTCCACGTCACCAAGCCAGACAAGTACCAGCTCCACCTCCACGAGAGCTGTGTGCTCTCTCTCCAGTTTGCTTCCTGTG GTAAATGGTTTGTGAGCACAGGAAAGGATAACCTGCTGAATGCGTGGAGGACACCGTACGGAGCCAGTATattccag tCGAAGGAGTCTTCGTCAGTGCTAAGCTGTGACATCTCAGTGGATGATAAGTACATAGTTACAGGTTCTGGAGATAAGAAGGCCACTGTCTATGAAGTCATCTACTAG
- the LOC129825940 gene encoding transducin-like enhancer protein 1 isoform X2 — MYPQGRHPTPHQASGQPFKFTIPESLDRIKEEFQFLQAQYHSLKLECEKLASEKTEMQRHYVMYYEMSYGLNIEMHKQTEIAKRLNTICAQVIPFLSQEHQQQVIQAVERAKQVTMGELNSVIGVRGLPGLPPTHQHLSHAHGPHVPLTPHPAGLNPAHLGGGASLLALSSALGAPLHHLAGKEDKKHPAEAEQLREQEPGTSNTLPVADSLRNSDKRRNGPELPNDTKKRKVEDKDSSHYDSDGEKSDDNLVVDVSNEDPASPHGTPLPSPRENGLDKTRLLKKDPSCSPASTASSASSSSLKSKEMGMRDKPGTPQPKSSTPTHRGDSTPGPSATPALRPSLSKPPSMELPHPPTAGLRTPLAVSGPYPGPFGMLPHAAMNGELASAGAGYAGLHNMSPQMSAAAAAAVAAYGRSPMAGFDPHPHMRVPGMTPSLSGIPGGKPAYSFHVSADGQMQPVPFPPDALVGPGIPRHARQINTLNHGEVVCAVTISNPTRHVYTGGKGCVKVWDISHPGNKSPVSQLDCLNRDNYIRSCRLLPDGRTLIVGGEASTLSIWDLATPTPRIKAELTSSAPACYALAISPDSKVCFSCCSDGNIAVWDLHNQTLVRQFQGHTDGASCIDISNDGTKLWTGGLDNTVRSWDLREGRQLQQHDFTSQIFSLGYCPTGEWLAVGMESSNVEVLHVTKPDKYQLHLHESCVLSLQFASCGKWFVSTGKDNLLNAWRTPYGASIFQSKESSSVLSCDISVDDKYIVTGSGDKKATVYEVIY; from the exons ACCGAGATTGCCAAGAGGCTCAATACCATCTGTGCACAAGTCATCCCCTTCCTCTCACAggag CACCAACAGCAGGTGATCCAGGCAGTGGAGAGGGCCAAGCAGGTCACCATGGGCGAACTCAATTCTGTCATCGGGGTACGTGGCCTTCCCGGTCTACCACCCACA cATCAGCATCTGTCCCACGCGCACGGCCCCCATGTCCCCCTCACCCCCCACCCAGCTGGGCTCAACCCAGCCCACTTAGGGGGAGGGGCCAGCCTGCTCGCCCTGTCCAGTGCCCTGGGGGCGCCACTGCACCACCTGGCGGGCAAAGAGGACAAGAAACACCCGGCGGAGGCTGAGCAGCTGAGAG AGCAAGAGCCGGGCACA AGTAATACCCTGCCGGTTGCTGACAGTTTGAGGAACTCAGACAAGCGACGCAACGGACCTGAACTCCCCAACGACACCAAGAAGAGGAAAGTAGAGGACAAGGACTCTAGTCATTAT GATAGTGATGGAGAGAAGAGTGATGACAACCTGGTGGTGGATGTCtccaatgag gaTCCTGCCTCCCCTCATGGTACGCCCCTGCCCTCCCCCAGAGAGAACGGGCTGGACAAGACACGCCTCCTGAAGAAGGACCCATCCTGTAGCCCCGCCTCCACAGCCTCCTCTGCAAGCTCCTCCTCCCTCAAGTCCAAAGAGATGGGAATG CGTGACAAGCCGGGTACGCCTCAACCGAAGTCGAGCACTCCCACTCACCGAGGAGACTCCACCCCCGGACCCAGTGCCACACCCGCTCTCCGCCCCAGCCTATCCAAGCCCCCCTCCATGGAGCTACCTCACCCACCTA CCGCTGGTCTGCGGACTCCGCTGGCGGTGTCAGGGCCGTACCCCGGGCCGTTTGGCATGCTGCCTCACGCCGCCATGAATGGGGAGCTGGCAAGTGCCGGCGCAGGCTACGCCGGCCTCCACAACATGTCCCCTCAGATGAGCGCTGCGGCGGCTGCCGCTGTGGCTGCCTACGGACGCTCCCCTATG GCCGGCTTTGACCCTCATCCTCACATGAGAGTCCCTGGAATGACCCCAAGCTTATCAGGCATCCCTGGAGGCAAACC AGCCTACTCCTTCCATGTTAGCGCCGATGGACAGATGCAGCCGGTACCGTTCCCTCCAGATGCCCTGGTGGGCCCTGGCATCCCGCGCCATGCACGCCAGATCAACACGCTGAACcacggtgaggtggtctgtgcTGTCACCATCAGCAACCCCACGCGCCATGTCTACACAGGCGGCAAGGGCTGCGTCAAGGTCTGGGACATCAGTCACCCTGGCAACAAGAGTCCTGTGTCCCAACTGGACTGCCTG AACCGAGACAACTATATCCGCTCGTGCCGGCTGCTCCCCGACGGCCGGACGCTCATCGTGGGGGGCGAGGCCAGCACACTGTCAATCTGGGACCTAGCCACGCCCACTCCACGCATCAAGGCGGAGCTGACCTCCTCAGCCCCGGCCTGCTATGCCCTGGCCATCTCCCCTGACTCCAAGGTGTGCTTCTCCTGCTGCAGCGATGGGAACATCGCCGTCTGGGACCTGCACAACCAGACCCTGGTCAG ACAGTTCCAGGGCCACACAGACGGAGCCAGCTGTATTGACATCTCCAACGATGGGACCAAGCTGTGGACGGGTGGGCTGGACAACACCGTACGCTCCTGGGACCTAAGAGAGGGACGCCAGCTGCAGCAGCACGACTTCACCTCACAg ATCTTTTCTCTGGGGTACTGTCCGACGGGAGAGTGGCTGGCGGTGGGGATGGAGAGTAGTAATGTGGAGGTGCTCCACGTCACCAAGCCAGACAAGTACCAGCTCCACCTCCACGAGAGCTGTGTGCTCTCTCTCCAGTTTGCTTCCTGTG GTAAATGGTTTGTGAGCACAGGAAAGGATAACCTGCTGAATGCGTGGAGGACACCGTACGGAGCCAGTATattccag tCGAAGGAGTCTTCGTCAGTGCTAAGCTGTGACATCTCAGTGGATGATAAGTACATAGTTACAGGTTCTGGAGATAAGAAGGCCACTGTCTATGAAGTCATCTACTAG
- the LOC129825940 gene encoding transducin-like enhancer protein 1 isoform X4, whose amino-acid sequence MGELNSVIGVRGLPGLPPTHQHLSHAHGPHVPLTPHPAGLNPAHLGGGASLLALSSALGAPLHHLAGKEDKKHPAEAEQLREQEPGTSNTLPVADSLRNSDKRRNGPELPNDTKKRKVEDKDSSHYDSDGEKSDDNLVVDVSNEDPASPHGTPLPSPRENGLDKTRLLKKDPSCSPASTASSASSSSLKSKEMGMRDKPGTPQPKSSTPTHRGDSTPGPSATPALRPSLSKPPSMELPHPPTLVYSLAAGLRTPLAVSGPYPGPFGMLPHAAMNGELASAGAGYAGLHNMSPQMSAAAAAAVAAYGRSPMAGFDPHPHMRVPGMTPSLSGIPGGKPAYSFHVSADGQMQPVPFPPDALVGPGIPRHARQINTLNHGEVVCAVTISNPTRHVYTGGKGCVKVWDISHPGNKSPVSQLDCLNRDNYIRSCRLLPDGRTLIVGGEASTLSIWDLATPTPRIKAELTSSAPACYALAISPDSKVCFSCCSDGNIAVWDLHNQTLVRQFQGHTDGASCIDISNDGTKLWTGGLDNTVRSWDLREGRQLQQHDFTSQIFSLGYCPTGEWLAVGMESSNVEVLHVTKPDKYQLHLHESCVLSLQFASCGKWFVSTGKDNLLNAWRTPYGASIFQSKESSSVLSCDISVDDKYIVTGSGDKKATVYEVIY is encoded by the exons ATGGGCGAACTCAATTCTGTCATCGGGGTACGTGGCCTTCCCGGTCTACCACCCACA cATCAGCATCTGTCCCACGCGCACGGCCCCCATGTCCCCCTCACCCCCCACCCAGCTGGGCTCAACCCAGCCCACTTAGGGGGAGGGGCCAGCCTGCTCGCCCTGTCCAGTGCCCTGGGGGCGCCACTGCACCACCTGGCGGGCAAAGAGGACAAGAAACACCCGGCGGAGGCTGAGCAGCTGAGAG AGCAAGAGCCGGGCACA AGTAATACCCTGCCGGTTGCTGACAGTTTGAGGAACTCAGACAAGCGACGCAACGGACCTGAACTCCCCAACGACACCAAGAAGAGGAAAGTAGAGGACAAGGACTCTAGTCATTAT GATAGTGATGGAGAGAAGAGTGATGACAACCTGGTGGTGGATGTCtccaatgag gaTCCTGCCTCCCCTCATGGTACGCCCCTGCCCTCCCCCAGAGAGAACGGGCTGGACAAGACACGCCTCCTGAAGAAGGACCCATCCTGTAGCCCCGCCTCCACAGCCTCCTCTGCAAGCTCCTCCTCCCTCAAGTCCAAAGAGATGGGAATG CGTGACAAGCCGGGTACGCCTCAACCGAAGTCGAGCACTCCCACTCACCGAGGAGACTCCACCCCCGGACCCAGTGCCACACCCGCTCTCCGCCCCAGCCTATCCAAGCCCCCCTCCATGGAGCTACCTCACCCACCTA CTCTTGTCTACTCCCTAGCCGCTGGTCTGCGGACTCCGCTGGCGGTGTCAGGGCCGTACCCCGGGCCGTTTGGCATGCTGCCTCACGCCGCCATGAATGGGGAGCTGGCAAGTGCCGGCGCAGGCTACGCCGGCCTCCACAACATGTCCCCTCAGATGAGCGCTGCGGCGGCTGCCGCTGTGGCTGCCTACGGACGCTCCCCTATG GCCGGCTTTGACCCTCATCCTCACATGAGAGTCCCTGGAATGACCCCAAGCTTATCAGGCATCCCTGGAGGCAAACC AGCCTACTCCTTCCATGTTAGCGCCGATGGACAGATGCAGCCGGTACCGTTCCCTCCAGATGCCCTGGTGGGCCCTGGCATCCCGCGCCATGCACGCCAGATCAACACGCTGAACcacggtgaggtggtctgtgcTGTCACCATCAGCAACCCCACGCGCCATGTCTACACAGGCGGCAAGGGCTGCGTCAAGGTCTGGGACATCAGTCACCCTGGCAACAAGAGTCCTGTGTCCCAACTGGACTGCCTG AACCGAGACAACTATATCCGCTCGTGCCGGCTGCTCCCCGACGGCCGGACGCTCATCGTGGGGGGCGAGGCCAGCACACTGTCAATCTGGGACCTAGCCACGCCCACTCCACGCATCAAGGCGGAGCTGACCTCCTCAGCCCCGGCCTGCTATGCCCTGGCCATCTCCCCTGACTCCAAGGTGTGCTTCTCCTGCTGCAGCGATGGGAACATCGCCGTCTGGGACCTGCACAACCAGACCCTGGTCAG ACAGTTCCAGGGCCACACAGACGGAGCCAGCTGTATTGACATCTCCAACGATGGGACCAAGCTGTGGACGGGTGGGCTGGACAACACCGTACGCTCCTGGGACCTAAGAGAGGGACGCCAGCTGCAGCAGCACGACTTCACCTCACAg ATCTTTTCTCTGGGGTACTGTCCGACGGGAGAGTGGCTGGCGGTGGGGATGGAGAGTAGTAATGTGGAGGTGCTCCACGTCACCAAGCCAGACAAGTACCAGCTCCACCTCCACGAGAGCTGTGTGCTCTCTCTCCAGTTTGCTTCCTGTG GTAAATGGTTTGTGAGCACAGGAAAGGATAACCTGCTGAATGCGTGGAGGACACCGTACGGAGCCAGTATattccag tCGAAGGAGTCTTCGTCAGTGCTAAGCTGTGACATCTCAGTGGATGATAAGTACATAGTTACAGGTTCTGGAGATAAGAAGGCCACTGTCTATGAAGTCATCTACTAG